A segment of the Amia ocellicauda isolate fAmiCal2 chromosome 5, fAmiCal2.hap1, whole genome shotgun sequence genome:
CAATTGTTAAGTGTCAAAAAGTCAGAAAGTGGTACAGTGCCTTacatcagtggttctcaaccctcaGCCCTTACccttggtttttgttccaaccgagctctcaattacttaattgaacccttcacTGAagtaactctgcctcctctccactctcattcctccagagccgctccttcacatccctggcccctaaatggtggaacgaccttcccaccaaagtcaaaacagcagagtcactgaccttcttccggtgcttactcaagacgcatcttttcagacagtacttgtaatttagtcattttaatccccgttagatagcacttcacagcattttatcatgcttatTGCgatactaatacttgtattattgattgattttcccccttgctccctttcctgtagcccttgactgtgacctaacatcttgacagcacttagcttttactttccaggatgtatgacctcacttactgtacttgcctgtgtaaattggaagttgtaaaatgtattatattttgaattgctctgtttaatgtaaatttgaatttgtaatgtctgatgccttgtacttaaacTGTATTCTTGTACTttgtaagggcatctgccaagaaataataataataataataataataataataataataataataatttcctaaattatagtattttaattattctaAACAGTAGCGGTTTTAAGgcaagtataaaattgtataagtaacttattattaaggaaccaactttttatcagtacACAAgttaaagagtcaaatgtaatcaaattattacttccattaagggttcaattaagtaattgagaggtcagttggaacaaaaaccagcagggttggggctcctgcaggaccaggattgagaaccactaaCTTAATCACATGTTGCATGGGCTCTTACTGCTTTAAACTAAATCAGTgtttttcaaaccggtcctggagtaccccctgccctgctggtctgaggtcttaattgcttaattgaatccttaattgccctaacaaagcaatatatcattcaattaagtaattaagatctaggttggaacaaaaaccagcagagcagggggtactccaggacccctaaactaaataaatacaaatacagtctTAAATGCACTCGTTTCTGGTGATTTTTCTGTATTAGCtacaaattaataaagaaaaacatgattCCGCCTGACACATTTCGGTTATTTCATCACTACTGTCAAAATACTACTCACTTATATTGATGTCACCTAACACTGTGCTGATGGGCGTTTCTTCCGTCTTCCTCAGGCGACCTACGACTAACAGTTAAACGTAATCAATGAACAGCTGAACACTTTCAATCGAAATGATTAACACACACCATTACCCTTCTGGATTTTTAAAAGTTAAACATAAGTAATAGGGAAGGTAGGCTACTAAAAACTGCGAAACATTCATACAATGACGAACACgatctatttaatattaaatacataataataataaacatcttataacacagttttaaaataaaaatgatcaatGAAAGCAAGAGATTGAATAGATCTATCTAACAGTGCATTACCTGAGAGAGCATAATCGCAGCAGCCAGAGTCACATGATGAGGAAGCCAGCCACTGACATCACATGGCCAATGAGGTGACTTCGCAGCCAATCAGGAGACGGAAAAAGCCACACGTGACAGGTGGCATGTAAACAAACCCCAGTCATATGACCAAAACGTAAACATGAAGCTACCTTGACGCAGGCAAAACCTAGACGCTGCGTAAGTTGCAGTGAAGGGatgaagtattattattaacagtaaGCGTTTTAAACTTTTTTGACCATTAAAACCGAAACGGGTACGGCGACCCTTTTACGCTCTTTTGTGTGCATGGTATTATACGGCTGACCAGGCTTTTTTTAAGCGTTAGCAATGTCTAAAGTAACTACGATCACTAGAGCATGATACGGTCTCActgtacagtaaaaaaaaaaaaaagacataaatAACCACATTAAAACATTGATAATGCAAAGGCAATTATAGTATAAATAGAGACGCAAAATGCAATGTGTGTGATGAGAGCAGACCcatgtttgaaataaataagcaagtgtGTGAAGGGGACGGATTTCTGAAAGCGTGACGTCATTGCTGTAGCTTCTAAATTATGACCGATTCGGAAATGAAAATGTGTGTCTACTTTGATTAAGATGTAAGTTTTGAAAACGCTAGCCAAGGAAGAGTGAGTCAGAGAATTAGCTAGATAATTTCATAAGTATAAAAGATCGCATGGTTATGTGAACTTGCATGTAAATTATTGAATAATCCTTATCGTTGTAAAAGAGCTTTAGAAGATCTAAATTATAATATAGGCAAAGACATTTTTGTAGCCAATATACAGGTTATCATTGCTATTCATCTTCAGTGGTCTATGGTTTTAATTGCATAATCCATCATGTGTTCCCTCAAGCTTATTCATGTTCTTGCAGTTCTGCTACACTTCAAACAGCACTGCACATTCTCTATTCCATTTATGATTTTAACACGAAAATGGTTGGACAGCATGCACAAGACCTGCGGTTTCTATTATTCACTCTTGTGACCTGCTCCATGGCAAATAAAAGGTAGTGAAAACACCCCAAATGATCAATACACAGTCCTatcaaataatgtattgaaacaaaatattttgtttatggTACATTGTATGCTTCCTCTGATTAAATCAAGCAATTCCACACTGCATTATGAGCTCTTATCAATTAATGGGCTGCTTGTTAAGAACTGATTTTCCCTTGTAAAAAATGTGTGTATGCATATCTCTATTTATAAATACTGtttatggatatatatatatatatatatatatatatatatatatatatatcatccacatcatactgtatatgtgtgtgtgtgtgtgtgtgtgtgtgtatatatatatatatatatatatatatatatatatatatatatatatataaataacattattattgtcTTGAATATCATGTCAAAAAGGACTGAAGGACTGATTGATTTCTTTGCGGTTCTGCAGATGTTATGATGGAGTGGTGGGACCTATGGAGGAGTTCACTGTCGGCGCTTTGCAACCACTGAGTGCTTGAAGACAGATCTCATTGGGATTTGTCTACCTAGGTGTTGAagcccccccccttcccccttcTCCCTTCCCTCTTCCCTTAGCCAGAGGGGCACGGTAgcggaggaggaagaggaagagggaggagaCCATGGACCTGGGTGAGAAGAGGCCCAACAAGTGGTGGACGGAGACGGACACCTTCGCCATGCTGGCCCTGATCGAGGAGCTGGACCTGGTGCGCGAGCTGGACAAGAAACGCCAGCGCAACGACTCGCACTTCCGCCGCCTGCGCCACAGCCTGGCCAAGCGCAACATCCACTTCACCGTCAACCAGATCCGCAACCGATGGAAGAGCCTCAAGCACAAGTACCGCAAGATCAAGACGGCCGGCTACCGCAGCCCCGCCGCCAAGCTCTCCGCCATCGAGTCCTTCCGCTACTTCAAGAAGCTTGACCGCATGTTGGCTAGAAGACCCAAAGCTCCCGGGCAGCCTGACACAGCTGGAGGAGGGATGATGGGGGGGAGCTGCGTTGATGGCAACCTGGTGGTGCTCTCTGCATCTGAGCTGGAGGATCACACTGACAGTACTGCtacttctttgttttttaattcaaaaacaCTGATCCTGATTGTCCATTAGTCCAAAATGGAAAATCAGGCCCATTGTTTGGTGCCAGGTGTGTCCAAATCTAGTTGCAATCATACAGGTTTATATGGTCAATTGAAATGATCCCACAGCTCAAGATAGTTTGTTCCATGTGTAATTTGGGGATGTCCAGTACAGATGTCTTTGAGGCCCACAAGAATATGGACAATAGTGTTCtacagcagtggttcccaacctttCTATTAATGCTAACCGACTCAAAGAAGTTTCGTGGACTGGGTAGTTATAATATagcctaataaaatataaatttatttttaaactacccAACAATCTTACTCCCACTTTTTAAACGCATAATTTGTCAGTGTTAAAGTGTATCAATAAGCTATTATTAACAgctattttattatacattaaaatatttagtaaGAATAATAGCTTACCGATACTTGACATCAGTGGGAGACTTGGGATATCTTGGCTTAATTGctgagagagacgcacactcagttattttatattacatttttacaaaaaaacaatccaCAGCAACTTGTTTAGATGGTAAATGTACATGAAAAACAGGAGCAAATGTTTTTAGTTTCTGTTTGCCTTTATGATTAGCACATAATCAGATAAAAGtaagataaataaatgtattataaatataagGAATCTGCATTATTAGGATTATACaagtatttgtaaaaaaaactttttcatAGCATTATTGATGGCACTCGTGGACATGTAACTtccttacatttatatatatatatatatatatatatatatatatatatatatatatatatatatatatataatagctaatactactattattattattattattattattattattattattattattattattattttttatttttttttttttttttatttcttgccagatgcccttatccagggcgacttacaacataagtgcaaaaatacagagaagtacaaggcatcaatcattacaaattcaatttagctaaaacatagcaattcaaaataatacattttacaaattccaatttacaatttacacaagtaaataaacaatactAGTTCGTACATGCTGTTGAATATCAGTTATTATTTGTGTAACTTCTTACAAATTCAGAGGCAATGTCCATTTTAGACTTGTATTTTAATGTTGGAATAAAACCCTTAATCggagatgtttgtttttttggtggaaAGTAGGTTCGctgaatgaaataataaaaattcgAAGGCGCACACATACAAGtcttaaataatgtattgaacACCAGCCTTTATTACATGACACTAAGCaactgtgtttgtctttttattaaCATTCTATCAAGGCTTCTCTGCAATAGTGAAGCCTGAGCTATGGACCGGCTGCAGCTCTTCTGGGGACCGGCAGTAGTCCGTGGCCCGATCATTGGGAACCACTGTTCTACAGTATATTCCATTTGCTTGGTGTAAAGCTGTCCTTAAAGACAGACGTAACTCAAAAAGTAGTGTGTAGTGCTTCTTTAAGGAGCTGTAGCTctgtataaattatatatttattgaacttcactttttccacatttcttTGAATTCTGCAAAGCTTTCCATGTGTAAGAGGGAGATACACAAACTCTTCCAAAgccatttaatgtgcctttacCCTGAAGCGAATGAGATCCTGCAGGCAGTCCAATCTAGCTCAGTTTGGTTGCTGTTCTTCCTCCCCTCTCTGTACCCATGTTCCCCAGGCGATGTTCCTCAGTCCTGCTCGGCTTCTCACTGGGAGAGCATGGCTGGGCCTGACGGCGACAGCGAGGACAGCAAGGGGCTTCGCGATGAGACTGCTGACTACAGGACAGCCCACTGGGACACTGAAGAGGAGGTGGTGACATTGGGGCTGTCGGGGGAATACCTGTACCCAGTCAGGACTGAACCTCACTTGCTGTCCTCCTTTCATGCTCTAGATGGCGCTAGAGATCCCAGCAGCAGTAGCCCAGGAGCCTCGCcaggtatatatatacataaatggaCAGGTAGATGAATTTATATGAATTTATGCATGAAGTTCCATTCGGATGCCCATATTCATCGACTGATCTGCAGTCACAGCCCGTGAATCAGATTGGAATAATGGGAATAAGGGTTCGAATGGGAGGAACTGGGTGAAGGTATTCAGTTACAACCAGGCTTCAGTGCACAAGGCGTCTTTCACAATCTCTTGCTTCCCCACAAGAGTCGCTTGTACTAGAGTTTCAATCAGAGGGATCCACTGAGCCCCCCACCTCTGCATCTCTCTTTTGCAGGGCCCTGCGAGGACACCAGCAGCCTGATCCTGCAGCAGCTCACCATCCTCAACCACCGGCTGGGGGAGCAGCTGGCGGAGCAGAGGGCCTTCCACTGCAGCATGCTGGGCCTCATGGACCGGCAGATCGAGGTCCTACAGCAGCTCTCCAACTCCACCCGGCCTCCCGCCAAGGAGGCCGAGAAAGACAGGGACCCCACCACCAGCCAGCAGGTCCATGATGCCCTGGTGCACATCCTGAGGGGCGTGGAGCAGGCCAGGGCGCAGGGACTGGCCCCCTGCCCCTCTAAACCCACCCCGGAGTCCCCCCTGCCTTCCTGGACTGTCTCGCTCCTGGAGGTGCACCAGGGGTCGCCCCCCACCAGCGAGACGCCCAACCCCAGCGCCCCTGACCCCGCACCCCAACCCCAGCGGGAAGGCCGTCCGGATCCCCCCGGTGCCCCCCTCCCAGAGCAGCCGCCTACTTCCCCCCGGAAAGGCGTGTTGCTCAAAGGGCTCTCCATCAGCTGCCAGCACAAATGAGCCGACTGACTTTCCCTTCTGCTCCCCAAAGCCAGCCAACCAGCCACACTTTAGACAAGCAAAAGAGGAGGATTTGGATTTACAATAAAAGAGAACTTAGCTTGTATGGGATGGGGACGGGGGTGTGGGTTTGAGTTCTTTGTAGGGCATTTTCAATTTCGATCAGTGAAGTACTGAGGTTTCATCCCAAACTGTTTCCAACATCATTCTTCCACTCTGGCTGCTGCCAAACCTGGTTGGAGAGCACTGTGGGAACTTTGACCTTTCCCCTGCACCACCAGCACAATCCAGGTATGCTTTATCCACCTATCCCATGTTGATATGATCTTTTACTCTTCGGTTGCTCTCTTGAGGGGCTATGGAAGCTGAGGGAGGGGTGGGGTTATGGTTCTTAACATTTCAACCGGGACAGCCAAAGGAAGGACGCACTTACCTTGCCTCAGAACTCTTCCAATTCAGATGCGCGATAGCTGAGGAGGAAACCAGTAGTCCCTTATTAGGTTCACTTGGCAAAggtgaggtaaaaaaaaaaaaaaacctgagtcTTCACCAACTGCCACCATAGAAAGAGACTAAGAAAAAGACTAATTTTCCCGAGACACATTTCAAGGTAGATTGTTTTAATGCTCTTCTTTTAGGGATGAAAAGGTTTGGGGTTTTGAAACTGTCAATAACTCGCTAATTAGTCAATAACTGATTCTAACAGTGGGGATTGTTCTACACTGTATGTTATTTTAAGGTTCAGTACCACCCAGCCAAGTACTGTTTATGCAGTGCTTTCCTTTCTATAACAGCTGTTTTGGGGAAAGGAGTCAAACCCTGTGAGAAGACGGCACTCAACATCCTTGTGGTAAAGCAACAATAGTGTCACAATTCTAAAAATCAAGTAAATTAAGTCAGTCGACAATTGTGTTGTCAGCCCATTTGGGTCCTGTCAGACAGCAACTTTGCTAACTTTGAAATGTTAACATAAGTTATGTGTTAGACACTTGCAGAAAGGCATGTGGCCTAGTCTTGGGTttcagacactgagagacagtgtTTTTTGAAATCCTCATGGGAATGTCATCCTTGTACTGTTCATGCAGTTGTTTTTGTGGCATTTTTAGCTACTTCACTAGATGAGACCATATCCTGGAAAATATGGGGCAGCAGATAATAGAATATGAATTTGAGTGGTGACATTAAGTGTCACACCTACCCGTTTTAATTATTGAAAATATAAGTAGTTTCAAGTATCCCTAGTTCTATTTATTTggaattttaaattaatcattaGCTGCTTTGTAAATAAGCTATTTTGAGGACTAGGAGACTTCTCTACTACAGTATTGAATGTAGACAGTCTTAAGAAGGATTTTACACTACTTGTagtttgtatattttttgcAGACATAAAATTaagcttgtttgtttgctttttaaaatcaaacaaaacaaaactaaaacaaaatgttgtgtttgcctcCCTTTACAGTCAAGTGGTTTGTTGCTAGGTGTATTATGGTATCTTTTTCATGAAACCTGATTTCAACAGAATGAATTAAGAGTTCTCTTCCCCCCCCAACCTGAAAAGTAAACTTCATTATAGGATACAGGAGAGCATTACTGGATATAGGATTCTGTCAGCAGAATTACCTGGTTAAGCTGTAATAGCAACGTCACCATGTTGTTGTGAGGCTCCAGCTACATTGCAACTACAACGCAACAACATAGAGAACTTTATGATGCAATAGTAATGAGTTCTGGCTAGTGTTGCTAGTCCTGTCCTCTCTGTTTTTCATGGTTTCAAAGCGGTCTGACAGTCCTAAAACAAACTCAGTAGGTGTTTGTTTCTGAGTTGACTGTCTTACCCTCTAAAAGACTGAAGATAAGCAGGCATACACAGACAACAATGTGCTCCATGGAGGTTTTCTATGGTAACAGGGATTCACCCAACAGCCTTTGATGCATGTTTGCTCATTTACAATGCTCTTATCTGTCTAGTTTCTTGTCTTTCTCTTTTTACTCACAATGTACTATTAGTaggaaatgaaaaggaaatgctgtatttatttatttattttgccttaATTTTCTTTCGTGATGGGGAAAGTCATGTTgtccaagtaaaaaaaaaaaaaaaaaaaagattgtaagCGTGCACCCATTATGCAAACCCAACGCTACAAAAAACGGAACAGAATCACTTTCGGAAGTGTCCAGAGGAGCATGCGTACTTGCGGACGCCACTTGCAAGGTTAGCAGGGCATCAAGATTAAATTCATCCCAAAGATTATTTCCAAGCCAAGCATTTAAATGTTCTTCTTATTAAACCATTTAGTCTATAGTTTAGGGAACGTGAAGGACAAATGTGTTTGCAATATCAAAGCTGTAAAAACACCGGAAAAACACAGACAATGGTAAGTGAAATGGAAAAGCATGAACTTTAAATAAAAGTAGACCTTGGTTGGCTCCCAAGATAGTTtactttttcttaattgtttgattttttttgttttgttatggttGCATTTGTCCTTTCCCTTTGCTCTCTACTGTAGTTTATAGGAAgcagctgtgttgtgtgttcatCTGTCTACACTTAACACTTATgacaaataaaattatttttatagaGATTAAAGTGTccttttatttgtctgtttgttgcCCTTGAGCGTGTTAGTTAAATCTGAAATTGATGTATGTTAAAGTGTATTCTAGCTACTGtattctaaatatttaatttttggATTTCTGAAGTGTtccatatttttttacaaatcatAGTATGTCACCAGGTGTGGCTTTCCCTTTTTTTATTAATGCTCCACTCAACAAAGCTTCAAAACAaagtactttttaaaatgtttagaaAAACTATCAATTCAATATTGTGgaagtaaaatgttttaatcaatatcagacatatattttcaaatacttaAGTTCACTGAAACGGCataataatcattttaattttgcaagttgcttgattgcatATGCAGTTCTATGACAGTAAATCACAGCACTTAAGAGTGTTAAGTGCTATGGTTCATATtatttctaatctatatttccccagtgtatattatatatcttGTTTTGTTATAcatagtatatatatttataaatatagatCGATGATCCTAAAACCGACATTTACAATGAGAGTTCTTgggaattacatttaaaacgAGCGAAGCTAAGGTTTGCTGCTCAGTTTCTCCATGGCACCGCTTCAACCAATGCAATGCAAGTGTCTTGTCACCAGTCACAAGGTCAATTTTGTCCCTCTGCGGTATCCGTAAATAGGAAGTTGCGAACCGCTGAAGAGgtaaagatttatttttctcacattttaagtattcattattatttatttatttatgtatttatagttacatatatttgattaaaaaaacttTCTTTAACGCTTTGTTCattttactgtatttaatttCTAACACGATTTAAGTTTAAAACTTGCATTCTGAATTTAAAAAGATCTGAGATTAATGCATGATGACTTTTGTTGTTTCATGCGTAATGAAAGTTCAGTGTGCATTATTCACTTTTTTTAATCGCCCTGTTTCTTTACAACATAAAACAGTGTACGTGATCAGATTTAAGTTGCGTAGATGGTGGAGTTGAAAGAAGACTTGTTTGTAATTTTACCTGTCAGATTTTACAATTATTCAGACCTCCTTAGTGcttcatttgttttcacttcACTCTTCTTACGAAATGAAATTGTGAAATTTCTGGCTGCACTTACAAGTTTTAATTACGCAATCGGCAAACACAGCACGTCTTGTTCTCCCAAATCTgctgtgttaaaaacaaaatgcagataTTTTCTATGAATAGCAGCTATCGGGTTTTCTATAGTCTCCAGGGCCGGTGGTGTCACTTTAAATTGCATCAATCAGCGCAAACGAAATATGATGCTCTTCAAAGACAAAAGTTggaacatgtcatgttgttgctgttttgatTCACTGTGTTTTCACTTAATGCATTCCTCTTGTCCTG
Coding sequences within it:
- the LOC136749557 gene encoding uncharacterized protein LOC136749557, which produces MDLGEKRPNKWWTETDTFAMLALIEELDLVRELDKKRQRNDSHFRRLRHSLAKRNIHFTVNQIRNRWKSLKHKYRKIKTAGYRSPAAKLSAIESFRYFKKLDRMLARRPKAPGQPDTAGGGMMGGSCVDGNLVVLSASELEDHTDSDVPQSCSASHWESMAGPDGDSEDSKGLRDETADYRTAHWDTEEEVVTLGLSGEYLYPVRTEPHLLSSFHALDGARDPSSSSPGASPGPCEDTSSLILQQLTILNHRLGEQLAEQRAFHCSMLGLMDRQIEVLQQLSNSTRPPAKEAEKDRDPTTSQQVHDALVHILRGVEQARAQGLAPCPSKPTPESPLPSWTVSLLEVHQGSPPTSETPNPSAPDPAPQPQREGRPDPPGAPLPEQPPTSPRKGVLLKGLSISCQHK